Proteins encoded within one genomic window of Apis mellifera strain DH4 linkage group LG1, Amel_HAv3.1, whole genome shotgun sequence:
- the LOC107966055 gene encoding PRKR-interacting protein 1 homolog, with product MPENKEKEEEKPVVAKTAIDLQRLKLQKLMKNPEKPIILPERPKAKSTPTVPEFVRNVMGSSAGAGSGEFHVYRHLRRKEYARQKFIQEKGHKELLDAEYHKKIEENKRIAKEITAKKRAKRLKKKQKWKQKKKIKTTNIEQHSKNENNIYSSEEENLNKQELNNKNDKIVKNILNSKDFSQSEESNSIANTNKNKINSNIEYIDINVNNSVP from the exons atgccagaaaataaagaaaaagaagaagaaaaacctgTTGTTGCAAAAACAGCAATTGATTTACAACGattaaaacttcaaaaattgatgaaaaatccg gAAAAACCTATTATATTACCAGAACGACCTAAAGCTAAAAGTACACCTACAGTACCAGAATTTGTTCGTAATGTAATGGGTAGTAGTGCTGGTGCTGGTAGTGGAGAATTTCATGTATATAGACATTTAAGACGTAAAGAATATGCacgacaaaaatttattcaagaaaaagGTCATAag GAACTTTTAGATGcagaatatcataaaaaaattgaagaaaataaaagaatagctAAGGAAATAACTGCaaaaaaaagagcaaaaagattaaaaaaaaaacaaaaatggaaacaaaaaaaaaagataaaaactaCAAATATAGAACAACATAgcaagaatgaaaataatatatattcttcagaagaagaaaatttaaataaacaggaattaaataataaaaatgataaaatagttaaaaatatattaaattcaaaagattttagTCAATCCGAAGAATCAAATTCTATtgcaaatacaaataaaaataaaattaatagtaatatagaatatatagatataaatgtaaaCAATTCAGTTccttaa